The sequence tatgctccccccccgccctccgACCAATTCCCTGACGATACCGCCGCCCAtgcccttccctctccactgcttAGCAGGCCTGAGTTTCCTCCTTGCCTCTGCcattctctccctctctttcgccttctctcttgctgcgtgggtgtggtgatggcggcgcgCTGGTCTGTAGTTGAACACGCTTCTCGCGCATTCAACACAAAATTCTCTGCGCCTTGtccccctgccccccccccccgtgtgAAGTTACGCCCGCTCGCACTCATCAACTTCCACTGGTGCAATACagtcttctcttcccccccctctctctctacgcgAGTGCTTAGGCATCGGCTCAGATCTTCCGCAGTTGCTGCtggcacccccccccccccatacacgcccacacgctcGCCTGCATATTGCATCTTCCAGCCTGGTGCATTGTATTCGTTTCTTTGCCTTCGTTGTGCCCCTCAGTGCTTCCTACGCTCCTCTTCATCCTTTCAGTGcctcctcactctccacGTCGTCATATCCGTTGcgtcacccctcccctctccccctaaCAGTCCGTCGTGTTTATTTTCTTTcgcgccttctctccttctcatccgtgtgcgtgtgcgtgtgtgggctcACTCTTCCggctctttctctgctcttttCTCGGCGATTACCATTGTCATCGCAATGTGCGGTATTTGGGGCTATGTTAACCACAATGTGCAACGCACAGTGGAGCAGATCTTGGACGTGCTCATCCGCGGTATTCAGAAGGTGGAGTACCGCGGCTATGACAGCGCAGGCCTGGCCATCGACGCAGGCATCGGGAGTGAAaacgatggcggcgccgccgccagtgcgCCGACACCGCGCCCTTGTGTGGTACGCAGCGTCGGAAACGTCAGCCAGCTCCGTGAGAAAGTGTTCAGTCGGGCCGTCGCCGCGACGCTGCCACCGATGGACGCGAAGACAAGCCACCACATCGGCATTGCGCACACACGGTGGGCCACGCACGGCGATGTGTGCGAACGAAACTGCCACCCGCAGCAGAGCAACAATGGCGAGTTCACCATCGTTCACAACGGCATCGTCGCCAACTACGCCACGCTGAAGGAACTTCTCAAGGCGGAGGGCTacgccttcttctccgaCACGGACACGGAGGTCATTAGCATTCTTTCCGAGTACCTGTACACGCGCAAGGGTATCCACAACCTTGTTGATCTGACACTGGAGCTGTCGCGCCTGGTGGAGGGCAGCTACGCGTTGCTCATTAAGAGCATCTACTTTCCTGGTCAAATAGCGGCAAGCCGCAAGGGGTCGCCGCTGATGGTAGGGATCCGGCAGACAGACGACTACGGCTGCGTGATGAAGGTGAACACTCACGACCTTCTCGATCTATGGAAGTCGCACgagctcttcttcgcctccgaCTGGAGCTCTTTCGTCGAGTACACGAACAACATTGTGCACCTCGAGGATGACGACGTTGCTCACTACTGCGACGGCACCCTTCGCTTTTACAAGGCAGAGGGGCTCAGTAGTTCGACCGTCAAGCGCGAGGTTCAGTACTTGGATGCGAAGCCGGAGAGCCTGTCTAAGGGAAACTACCCGCACTTCATGTTGAAGGAGATCTACGAGCAGACGGAGTCCGTCATCAGCTCCATACACGGCCGAATCGACTTCAGCAGTGGGACAGTGCGACTCAGCGGCTTCACCCCGCAGAGCATCCGCGCTATCCTCACCAGTCGCCGCATCCTCTTCATCGCCTGTGGCACCTCGCTCAATAGCTGCCTCGCTGTTCGGCTGCTCTTCGAGGAGCTCGTGCCGCTGCCCATCTCGGTTGAGAATGCCACCGACTTCCTCGATCGCAAGCCGCCAATCCAGCGGGACGACGTGTGCTTCTTCGTCTCGCAGTCCGGCGAGACGGCCGACACGCTGCTGGCACTGAGGCTTTGCTGCGAGGCGGGCGCGGTGTGCGTTGGCATAACGAATGCCGTCGACTCTAGCATCAGTCGGCTGACGCACTACTGCATCCCCCTGAACGCTGGTGTCGAGGTCAGTGTTGCGTCGACGAAGGCGTACACGTCACAGGTTGTCGTGCTgacgctggtggcgctgctgctcagcgacgactcggtgcggctgcaggagcgccgccaGGAAGTCATGCGCGGACTGGCCGAGCTGCCTGTAAAGATCTCTGAGGCGCTCAAGATCACCCACGACTCCGTgaaggcgctggcggcgcgccTGAAGGAGAGTAGCTCCATCCTTGTGCTCGGTCGCGGTTACGACCTGGCCACcgcgatggaggcggcgctgaaggtgaaggaggtgagTTATGTCCACACGGAAGGCATCAACAGTGGCGAACTCAAACATGGGCCGCTCGCACTAATTGACGAGACAGTGCCGGTGCTGGCGATGTGCACCAACAACCGACACTTCCACCTGAGCAAGACGGCCGTGCAGCAGGTGAGCGCTCGCAaaggcgccgtcgtcgtctttgcGACCGAGGCAGACGCTGAGCTGAAGGCGGCCGCGCGGGAGATTATTCTCATTCCGAACACGGTGGACTGCCTTCAATGCGTCGTGAACATTATTCCGTTTCAGCTGCTGGCCTACTAtatggcgctgctgcgcggcaatAACGTCGACTACCCGCGTAACTTGGCCAAGAGCGTCACGGTGCAGTAGCGCCGTATGTACGTACCTGCGCAAGGTTGTGGAGGGTTTGTGGCTGGCAGGATACGGCGGAAgctctcgctgcgccgctctgcctctccctcttctgtCTCTTTCGAGCACAGCACCCCGGAAGCTCCTTCATGTCTGTTGGCTCAGTCTCTTTTCATTTCGCTGCCAGTGACACCTACTACGGCACGTTTCCTCTGCCATCCCCCTTCCTGCTCCCTGCTGCTCTACCCTCACTGAAgtgcttcttttcttttttttttgggggggaggaagggggcggcGCATCTTTACCATTCTCATTCCCCTAAtctcacccaccccctcccttccacACGCTCACATGTGCCCTCTCCCAACCCTAGCGCTTTCCCTCGTCACCTCTCAAGCGGGGTCGTGAGGCGTCGCCTGCGAGCACATGTGCGTGCATGTacgcaggaggtggagcaACGTAGACCAACGAGCAACAAGAGATCACCGcgtgcacacccacacccacacacacacataaagGGATGAGCAGCGCTCATTTTTCGGAAGGCTCGACTTccgtcttcccccctctcgctctctctctcttcctcacccctttctgttctcttgttttcccctttccctcttcatcATTTTCTACGTCGTCATTgctacccctcccccgcctccctctccctcgctcagGCCTCCCACGTTGCTCCCCGCGGCTGAATCCGTGCCAGCTGGCTCGCAGTTTTggctcctttcctccctttcgcACACCcccgcgcgcgctctctctctctctgcctagGCCGATCTTCGCCCCACACTATGTtttcgctcgctctctttctcgagCGGTGTGCGCGCATCGTGCCTCTTCCAACAATTTGCTTTCACCATCTCCGCTGCTTCGATGTCTCGATGCCCTtgggcgcagctgcgggtgtgtgCTGGAGGGTTTCAGCTCTTTTCTCAGCTCTCAAGCCTGCCCACTTGCCACGACGGGGCCTACGGAGGGGACGAGGTGGGTATGCTCGAaagttgtgtgtgtgtgtgtggcaaCATGATGTTAAAATGGTGCGGTGGCACTATTgcatgtgcgcctctcttcgcgtttttttttttctgagCTTTCGCGTCTGTTCGCTGTCGGGACTCCCACTGAAGCGAAGAAGACACGAATCAATGGGCATGCGCCCTTCTCgttcgcctctcttctgcccACCTCCAAGCGCAGCCATGCGCATCGACTTGGAGAGGCACGAACTCATCATTTCCTcctagctgctgctgggcgtGTAaggtgggagcggctgttTGTTCTACCATCGGCTGCTGTAACGCCTCGCAGTACCCCGGGTTCTGtcgtttgctctcttctctgttgccACTTAGCCGACCCCTCAGCCCTTCCCTATGCTGATGGAtggttgcgtgtgtgcctcctcgtgctttctctctctctctctacacgcctcgtccctccctctctccctccctccccctctttctctcaatAGCGCCCACACCGCTAAAGTTTACAGGACATTACTAaccgctgcccccccttcctctccctcccttcgcagcgcagcgccggcgtgcTCTACCTGTGCTTCTGCTTGCTTGGTGAACCAGAACAGTtggagtgagggagagcaaGAAGGGAGAGCTGCCGGACTCGAATTCGATCTCCACTGTGCGGAAGACGCAGACACATCACGCAGCCGTCACAAGCGTAGGAAGATGAAGCTGTTTGGGAGCTCCCTCTTTGACTCGGACAAGACGTACCGAccgaagaagaagcacaaGGAGGGGACGGAGCGGTACCGACTGCACAACTTTGCCCGCTCGCTCGTCAAGTCAGGTGACCTACGGCAGGCGGTCCAACTACCCCCCGGCGTCGACCTGAGCCACTGGCTCTCGGTCCACACAGTCGATTTCTACAACATTACCAACGTCATCTACGGCTCACTGACAGACTACTGCAGCGATGTGATCTGTCCAGTGATGTCTTCCGGGCCGCGCTACGAGTACCTGTGGCGCAACCCGCCCGAGTACCCCAAAGCGACGCGGGTGTCGGCGCCACAGTACCTCGATTTGCTCATGAAGTGGATTGAGCGGCAGATCAACGACGAGCGCATTTTCCCGTCGGAGGACTACAACCCGTACCCAGCCGACTTCAAGAATTATGTGAAGAACATCTTCCGCCGCATGTTTCGCGTCTACGCGCACATTTATTACTCACACTTCACGAAGatcgcggagctgcaggaggaggcacacatGAACACTGCCTTCAAGCACTTCATGTACTTTGTGTGGGAGTTCGACCTTATCCCGCGTGAGGAgctgacgccgctgcaggagttGTTGAAGAACCTCATGGGTGACTACGCAAAGGAGCGGCTGGAGTAGTGGGCAAGGTTTGATCGCAGGTCGGGAAGTTGGGGAAGcatccctcccctcccctcccctcccctccccacctctcctctcgcacGATCGCGCGcactctttcccttcctcatGGTGCGAGGTGAAATCTGGCTGAGTGCATGACGCGCCAGTTCAGGCATAAGAGAGTATCACAGCCTTCTAGCGGCGCGTCATGCACTCAGCCAGATTTCACCTCGCACCatgaggaagggaaagagtgCGCGCGATCgtgcgagaggagaggtggggaggggaggggagggaatcACAGCCAGAGTTCTCGCCGTGGGCATTTGCCTTTATTCGGGAGAGTTGTGCCAGTGGCCCCGCATATACACCCCCCGCTCCCACCGCTGGCTGATGCCTGCTGCTTGCcttccgcttttttttttcactcccctctccttcccccgctctctcgctctctctcgactTGGTGCGTCgctgatgtgcgtgtgtttgctctTTGGGGCTGCCGTGTCGCCCACCGCGTCTGGTTTCTTCGCCGCCAGCCGAAGCGCCGACCACCACAccatcgtcatcgtcatcgtcgtcatcatcgccagCAGAGACGCGAAAATGGACACTCGCAAGCCGGCGGGAGGACAACCAAGGCGAGCGCTGGAAGGAGGTGCGTGGACGTTTCAGCGTGTCCTCCTACACGCCGAAACGTGCTTAGGGTTACAACTCCTCACTCATGTAGCGTTTCGTCGTCTGCTGGCCCAACACAGTCATCGGTGCTTTCTCTTCGTGAGCACGTCTCTgcctcgctttctcctttgctttggTATCTTCCCGAGCATGCGtagcggaggagggcggggggggggcgtcgaCGAAGTGTGCGTCGTAGGCGGTCGTTCTTCATTTTGTTTTTCGCCTCCCGCCAGCGCCAGAGCGTGTGTCTCACGTGTGCGCGAGTGCATCGGTGATAGGTTTCTGTGCGCCGGGTGATGGTCGATCGCTGATCACTCGCGCCCAGAGAGCGGGGGCCTCGGACAACTTCCTCACTACCGCGGCAACGCAGAAACCAGCTGCCTTCTCGTTTTCATCTCTCAGACAGCCCAGCCGGAGAGGATGGCCCCAGTCCGTGGCTACTCTTCCTCAACGCTCCTCtcccgccttctctctcgctttcttgcTCTGTGTGTACGCGCCTATGTTTGTATTACTGGGGGGCCTTTAGTGGTGTTGGTGAAGTCTCGTTGCTGATGGCATATCGGTGttttgctttccttctcactctctcttcgctaACGGGTGCATTCGACTCTCCCCCATCTTCCCCCTCTAGCGCAGACTTCGCCCCGTGCTGGGTCTTCGGCGCACGTACACTCCTGTACTACCCACCCGAcaccttcctcccctctcctgctcTCACTCTTTCCCTCGTGCCTATCACGGGGTGTGCTTGCCATGCTTCCCTCCTTCCGTGCCTGCTCGCGAGCACCATCGTCATCACCACGGGACTATTGCGCTTtactctttctctctctcctcttccacttcGTTCTCACTAGTCGACGATGAAAACTGGGGTAGCTCTGAAAAGGCTAAACGTTTCTCCTGAGGTTGACGTGACTACGCAGCTTCCACAGCCGTGACCTGTGACGCGCGTGGAGGCTTCCGAGCTCGTGCTAccgcccccccttctcccttcttcctgTGCCTCCCGCAGTGGGTCTGTAGTGGATACCACCGCACTTTCTCCTTTTCAGACACCGTCACCACTCTCTTCCCGACCGCCACCGCAAGCCGCGTTTCTCGCCTATCGTCAGACGCAATGCAGGAGTCCGACAGCGGTGAGCAGATTCAAATTCTGATGCGCGTCAATGAATACGTGCTGGAGCACCGACAGGCGTACAGGGCCCTGTCACTGGACGAGCAGCGTCGACGTGGTCCGCTCCTGCTAGAGGACTTGCTAACGTTTGTCATGAGCTCCCTCCTTcgagaggcggagagcagagagggggacgagGATGATGCAGATGTGCATGGGTATGGACGACTCAGTGGCGTGGGACATCCAAGGACGTCTACGCAGATTGCCAGCGGGGCCCATACCTTGGCGGCCATCACCTCGTCGATAAACTCGCTGCCGTTTGCGCTCCGCGATGTTCCTGCCCTTGCCCacgtggcagcgctgcagctgagacTGACATCCTCGGTCATGGCAGCCATCAGCACTCGCGCCATCGTAACGGTTCACGAGCTGGAGGAGTGGGTCTGTGCTCAGGAGGGAGTGGAGCACTTTGCTGAGCTCGGGCTCGGCGTTGGATTGCAGGTGTTGCCGGTCGTCCAGGAGTATTTCCAGCTGCGCGCGAACTCCGTCGTGTTCCCGGTGCGGGCTCGAGACGTGATCGCGTTTCTGCTGAACGATGCCGCGGCGAGGGATGTGTTGCTctacggtggtggcgacacCCGCGACTTGCTCAACCGCTTCACCGCCTTCTATGAGCGGCATCTACTTGACGGCGCGTCGTCATCTTccgcgcctgcagcggtgcgtgaGCGGAAGCGTTTGGCAAACGTGCGGCAGCTCGGCATACATGTCCAGGATTACGCCGCACTGCTTGCGTCGCTAACGCAGGAGCTGGCGAGTGCACACCagcttgagcagcagcagtaccggCAGTGGATGGAGAGCTGcatcgccgcggcgacaGCCATCACACAAGGCACCAATGCCAAAGACACAGCGGTAGTAGTGACtggaagcggcggtggtgaaggTGCGCTTGTAAGAGACGCGTCGTTCGAGGCAGCAGCTCGATGGGAGCGCAACCGGACACTGTACGAGCGTGTACTGCAGTCCCTCGACTCAGCCTGCGCGCACGCGGAGCTTCTCGACAGCATGCGTCGCACACGTGAGAAGGCTGTCTGCGCCAGTCTCgccggtggcgcaggtgccaCGCCATGCATCACGTCTGCAGGCGCCCGTGCCATGAATTTTGCTGTCACGGTCACAGAGGCCGAGGCGCGCTCCTAcagcctccctctctcgctgtggcGCACGGTACCCCTAGATGGTGAAGCGTGCAGCTCGCTGGCAGGTgacaaggggggaggaggaggggttgaGCTGCGCTTCCATGTGGGTTTCTTGACCACAGCAGAGGTGAGCCAAGCAGCGCACGGGCCTGCATCTGGGAGCACCACATCGACAACCCTGCGCATGgctcctctgccttctcaGTGGACCTCAAGTGCGGtgaagggcgaggaggagacaccTAGTCAGCGCGTTTCCAACAGCGACACGAGTGAAgtaccgccgccaccatcgaCAGTACATCGGCGACGTGGGACTGTCGTCTGCGACACGCAGTCCGTCATCTCCGTGGGGTCActcgccgttgctgctgctgatgctgctacGGCAGCGGAGACGTGGCGGGTGGCCTCACTGAATGTTGCGCCTGCTCTCATGAGCGGCACCACGACCACTTCAACTGCAACGCCAACATCAGCCGCCTCGTTGCTGTCCTCGCTCCTGAAACCGGCTGGATCCCTCGGCCTTGCTGCAACGAGCAGCGTCAACACCGCCGACGCAACGTCGAGCTTATCTCTACAGAGtaccgccactgctgccgagaGCGCACCAAGAGTGAGGGACACGCCATTCACTACCGAGGTGGTTGGAAGCTCTGTGGAGGTGTCCACTGAGCCCACGACACCGCTGGAGAGGCTTGGCGACCTCCTGACCCAGCACCGGCAGTCAAGTGCCCTGGAGAAGGAACGAGGCGCTTCTGTGGGCGAACAAGCGATGATCTCCAGCACAGACGACACGTGGTTGGACCTCGTGGTCGCGGTGTTCGAGACCTTCACAGCCGGCGATGTAGTTCccatgcagctgctgtgtgaAGCATGGGCGACATGCATGGACTGCCAAAGTCCAGGACCCtcatcgctgtcgtcgcaCTCAGCCAGTGCACAGGGAAGCACGCCAGGCCGCTATGCACATCGTCGTTGCATTCCTCTTTTCCACCCCTTCGCAGCCtcgttcagcagcagcagcggcagtaccGTACCCCTTAGCCGGctcgcgtcgctgcggcggcactttggcacaggcggcaccagcggcgcGTCACCGGCTGCTACCTCCCCAACTACCAGGGCAGGGGATGGTGCGGCCGGGGAGACGAGGGAGATACTGTACATGGCGACGCCGGTGGAGGTGTGCTGGTTTTCGTGGTGGGGGCCAGCGCTGTCTGATGCGCACGACTCACATGAAGCGGCGATTCTCACCTGCGCCTGCTTAGAGCGCCATTACTCCTCATCACTGCAAAGCACATTTTGCGGCCTTCTCGGTGTGCGTGCCGAACCTACTGTTGCGGCGTGGTGCACGACAGCAGCCGCCTGTGCTCGTCGACTGTGCCCTGCTGCGACCTTGAAGCCGTCATTCACCGATGCGTATGTGGAGTCGTTTGTGCGCTGCGTGGACGCGGATGTCGCGGCGCgtgtggcagaggagggggcggcgacggcgttggcgcctttcctcctccggcgACAGCAACGGACGGCGCAGGCGGCCCTTCACAGGGTGCTGGCCGGTCTCCAGGAGTCGCTGGGGGCAGCGTCACCGTGGCGGGCTGGACTGTTTCCGTGTGACTATGCCTGGCGTTGCGGCCTCGATGGGTTGCTCTACGCAACGCCTCAGTGGTGCGGCTACGGCGTGGTTTTGCTCACCGCTTCGTCGCCGCCTTTGCCTACGCATACCTCGGTAATGGAGCGTCTCTCCaagggtggcagcggcaacggtaCTGGCGTCGCTCCCTCGCTGCGTGTTCTGTGCTTCAGTGTGCATGAGCCATCgtgggcggtgtgtgcggtgctgcactaTCTCGGtattcgctctctctcgcagctgGCCGAGACGCGTGTCAGCTTCCGgaccaccgtcgccaccgagGCCGGCGGCGTGCTGCACGACAAGATCGCCGCCATTGCACCCTACGTGCAGGCCTTCTGCCGCGCTTATCTCCCTCTGTGGTACGGTGTCGTGtacgagcagctgcgcgagcgacTCCGGCGACTGCGAGTGGTGTTGACCGCTACGGCCGGTTCGGGCGTGCTGGCCGCGTCCACTTTGCCAGTGCAGACGGTTTGCCTACACCTGAACGGTCACGTGTACGCGCATAAGCGACAGATTCCGCTGGCGTACATTGCTGCGCACAACGTCATctacggcgctgctgaggcaaCCCCCGTCCCGATGCTCGCCGAGGCACTTCTGCCGCTGTTCATGCCAGTTGGTATGTCCGCAGAGGCCGATGTTCGACAGCTCCGGGACGTGATCATGCGCCTCCTCGGTGCCCTGTCCTCGCTCGACAGCTCTGTCGAGTGgtgcgacggcgccgacacctccccgcagcagcagcagtggcggcgtgAGCAGGTCGAGCACGTGCTGCGGCCTATTGCCGAACGTTACGGCCTAACTGCCTTTACCGGTATCTCAAGGGAAGCACCACTGCTCGCATCTCGAGCGTCGTCCAGTACGGAGGCCGCCGCACTGGTCGACACCAATGCTCAAGATGCTGAGGCAGAGGTTCCCTTCACCCTCTCGTCGTGCGCCTCCATAAGGTACATGCCGACCTATCCACCCGGCACCGACGCCCTGCGTCAACCACGCAGGCGGGACCGATCGCACGTGGGGAATCCAGCTGACCAAGCGCCAGGCACACAGACGCTTACTCAGGCAAGCGCGCGTGAGCTCGTAGCGCATGCCAAGCCCTTCTCGCCACAAACTGCCCCTCGCTGcaggggcggcggtggcctcgTGCAACGGTTTGGTGTGAACGGGCGGCTTCGCGTCACCCTCTCTgtcggcggcagcacggCGGTCGTGACATCTATGCCTTCTTGGAACAACTTTCCTATGGAGCTCGACCTGGACGCTGTCGTGGCAGCAAGCGTCGTTGCCGAGGCTGCTGATGGGGGTCGTCGCGGAGCTGACGTGGCCGCTACAGCGTGCGGCCATCAACAGGGAgacgacgccgacggcgaCAACAGCAGTGTGACGTCAGGTAGTGGGGGTGTGGGAggcagggaagaagaggagcaggagTCATTCCTCACGTTCCAGTACCAccgcaggagcagcaccgcctccagcgcgctTCAGGGCACCGGAGGCGGTGTGCGGTTCCGTAAGCGGTCGCGCAGCGGTAATGTCGATCCTACTGGGCACACGAGAGGGCATCTCCGCCATGACCCTGCTGGACGTGATGTGCGCTCTGCCGGGATGTGGCTTCGACCGCCTGCTGCGTCTGCTGTGgtcggcgccggtggcgacACTCCGGACTACGCGGTCGCGGCAGAGCGCTATGTTTACGAGCTGCTTCGCGAGGAGTACGCCACGCAAGCGCAGCAGggcggtgtgcgcgtgaTCTGGGTGAATGAGCACTGCGAGGCCGGCTCACCCTTTGATATCCTTGTCATCCAGCCGCGACGgctgagcagcaccagcagcaccagcagcgccgtctaTAACAACCACTGGGATGTAGTGCAGTACGTGGAGGTGAAGTCCACCTGCACGGCCGCTCGGCAGGACTTCGAGATGTcgatggcggagctgctcttCGCCGCGCGCTTCGGCGCCTCGTACTGCGTCTACCGTGTCTTTGGCGCCTCGACGAACGCGCTGCGTCGAATGCGGCATCGCATCTACACTGACATCGTGAACCTGTGGTATAAGGCGCAGCTGACCATCACCTCGGACATCCGTGTCACGCCGTCCACGTAACAACGCACGGTGTCGACGTCGTACTGAGCATCGCTTCGTCGacttcgcctcttctcggCCTTTTCTGAgcacctccccttccccaacTCACTCTGAGCGTCTCGCTTGGCGCACATGACTAGGATGAGCTCGCGCACTGACGCGTACGAGGATCCGTAAGGCCAAGGAAGAAACACCAAGACAGAGCACTGCTCTGCTGTGCTACCCACAAGCACCCACGGGCTCATTTGCCGGGATgggagcggggaggggggaggtgcgaAGACGGTCGTCCACGGctgcttcttccctctcccttccgcTCTCCCTCAAGAAGCCTCCCATCGCTTTCTCTGGCCCATGCGAGCCTGCTGATAcgcacgtctctctctctctctatgtaGGCTCGCGTGTGTTTACAAGGCTGAGTGGTGGTGTTGTATTTCTGCCACTTCCCCCCGCCCTTGCATCCTATCCCTGCTACTTTcacctcactttctctcctctccttcccgcCTCTCTCGACCAGGTggccacttctctctctctttctctttctcgatTTCTGCTCGGTCACAGCAGGACCGCCACTTGCGTTCAGGCACACGTCGATCAGCACTGCTTCTc comes from Leishmania panamensis strain MHOM/PA/94/PSC-1 chromosome 6 sequence and encodes:
- the MOB1 gene encoding cell cycle associated protein MOB1, putative (TriTrypDB/GeneDB-style sysID: LpmP.06.0930); the protein is MKLFGSSLFDSDKTYRPKKKHKEGTERYRLHNFARSLVKSGDLRQAVQLPPGVDLSHWLSVHTVDFYNITNVIYGSLTDYCSDVICPVMSSGPRYEYLWRNPPEYPKATRVSAPQYLDLLMKWIERQINDERIFPSEDYNPYPADFKNYVKNIFRRMFRVYAHIYYSHFTKIAELQEEAHMNTAFKHFMYFVWEFDLIPREELTPLQELLKNLMGDYAKERLE
- a CDS encoding hypothetical protein (TriTrypDB/GeneDB-style sysID: LpmP.06.0940), producing MQESDSGEQIQILMRVNEYVLEHRQAYRALSLDEQRRRGPLLLEDLLTFVMSSLLREAESREGDEDDADVHGYGRLSGVGHPRTSTQIASGAHTLAAITSSINSLPFALRDVPALAHVAALQLRLTSSVMAAISTRAIVTVHELEEWVCAQEGVEHFAELGLGVGLQVLPVVQEYFQLRANSVVFPVRARDVIAFLLNDAAARDVLLYGGGDTRDLLNRFTAFYERHLLDGASSSSAPAAVRERKRLANVRQLGIHVQDYAALLASLTQELASAHQLEQQQYRQWMESCIAAATAITQGTNAKDTAVVVTGSGGGEGALVRDASFEAAARWERNRTLYERVLQSLDSACAHAELLDSMRRTREKAVCASLAGGAGATPCITSAGARAMNFAVTVTEAEARSYSLPLSLWRTVPLDGEACSSLAGDKGGGGGVELRFHVGFLTTAEVSQAAHGPASGSTTSTTLRMAPLPSQWTSSAVKGEEETPSQRVSNSDTSEVPPPPSTVHRRRGTVVCDTQSVISVGSLAVAAADAATAAETWRVASLNVAPALMSGTTTTSTATPTSAASLLSSLLKPAGSLGLAATSSVNTADATSSLSLQSTATAAESAPRVRDTPFTTEVVGSSVEVSTEPTTPLERLGDLLTQHRQSSALEKERGASVGEQAMISSTDDTWLDLVVAVFETFTAGDVVPMQLLCEAWATCMDCQSPGPSSLSSHSASAQGSTPGRYAHRRCIPLFHPFAASFSSSSGSTVPLSRLASLRRHFGTGGTSGASPAATSPTTRAGDGAAGETREILYMATPVEVCWFSWWGPALSDAHDSHEAAILTCACLERHYSSSLQSTFCGLLGVRAEPTVAAWCTTAAACARRLCPAATLKPSFTDAYVESFVRCVDADVAARVAEEGAATALAPFLLRRQQRTAQAALHRVLAGLQESLGAASPWRAGLFPCDYAWRCGLDGLLYATPQWCGYGVVLLTASSPPLPTHTSVMERLSKGGSGNGTGVAPSLRVLCFSVHEPSWAVCAVLHYLGIRSLSQLAETRVSFRTTVATEAGGVLHDKIAAIAPYVQAFCRAYLPLWYGVVYEQLRERLRRLRVVLTATAGSGVLAASTLPVQTVCLHLNGHVYAHKRQIPLAYIAAHNVIYGAAEATPVPMLAEALLPLFMPVGMSAEADVRQLRDVIMRLLGALSSLDSSVEWCDGADTSPQQQQWRREQVEHVLRPIAERYGLTAFTGISREAPLLASRASSSTEAAALVDTNAQDAEAEVPFTLSSCASIRYMPTYPPGTDALRQPRRRDRSHVGNPADQAPGTQTLTQASARELVAHAKPFSPQTAPRCRGGGGLVQRFGVNGRLRVTLSVGGSTAVVTSMPSWNNFPMELDLDAVVAASVVAEAADGGRRGADVAATACGHQQGDDADGDNSSVTSGSGGVGGREEEEQESFLTFQYHRRSSTASSALQGTGGGVRFRKRSRSGNVDPTGHTRGHLRHDPAGRDVRSAGMWLRPPAASAVVGAGGDTPDYAVAAERYVYELLREEYATQAQQGGVRVIWVNEHCEAGSPFDILVIQPRRLSSTSSTSSAVYNNHWDVVQYVEVKSTCTAARQDFEMSMAELLFAARFGASYCVYRVFGASTNALRRMRHRIYTDIVNLWYKAQLTITSDIRVTPST
- a CDS encoding glucosamine-fructose-6-phosphate aminotransferase, putative (TriTrypDB/GeneDB-style sysID: LpmP.06.0920); this encodes MCGIWGYVNHNVQRTVEQILDVLIRGIQKVEYRGYDSAGLAIDAGIGSENDGGAAASAPTPRPCVVRSVGNVSQLREKVFSRAVAATLPPMDAKTSHHIGIAHTRWATHGDVCERNCHPQQSNNGEFTIVHNGIVANYATLKELLKAEGYAFFSDTDTEVISILSEYLYTRKGIHNLVDLTLELSRLVEGSYALLIKSIYFPGQIAASRKGSPLMVGIRQTDDYGCVMKVNTHDLLDLWKSHELFFASDWSSFVEYTNNIVHLEDDDVAHYCDGTLRFYKAEGLSSSTVKREVQYLDAKPESLSKGNYPHFMLKEIYEQTESVISSIHGRIDFSSGTVRLSGFTPQSIRAILTSRRILFIACGTSLNSCLAVRLLFEELVPLPISVENATDFLDRKPPIQRDDVCFFVSQSGETADTLLALRLCCEAGAVCVGITNAVDSSISRLTHYCIPLNAGVEVSVASTKAYTSQVVVLTLVALLLSDDSVRLQERRQEVMRGLAELPVKISEALKITHDSVKALAARLKESSSILVLGRGYDLATAMEAALKVKEVSYVHTEGINSGELKHGPLALIDETVPVLAMCTNNRHFHLSKTAVQQVSARKGAVVVFATEADAELKAAAREIILIPNTVDCLQCVVNIIPFQLLAYYMALLRGNNVDYPRNLAKSVTVQ